ACTCTCCAGCTATATGCTGTGCATCAGCAGCGCTTCCTCCATTACCAGCTATTAAGGTTTTATTGCCATTTCTATAAGCTTGAGTTATCTTTAATGCAATTTCTTTAATTAATCCTATAAGTGCATCATCTTGCAAAATAATATTTTTAACAGAAATAGAATCAATAAATTGTTGTTTAATATAAACACTTAAATTGTCCATGACTTCACACCTTCTTTCACAAAATTAAATTCAGCCACATACCCCCCCCCTCCCTCGGTATTTAACTTTTTCACAAGATTATATTTTCTAATAGGATCTACCATAAAAAACATAAATCCACCAGCTCCAGCACCACTAATCTTTCCACTGTAAGCACCGCTATCCATAGCTAGTCTATAAATTCTATCTACTTCATCATTGCTCACAATCTCAGAAATTACCTTTTTTGACTCCCATGACTTACCAAGTATCCTAGCAATATTTTTAAAATCACCCTTTAGTAATGCCTCTTTCATATCGCTTGCGTCTTGCTTAATTTGATGCATAGCTTCTAAAGATTTGCCTCCTTGCAACTTCCCTTTCTTATGAGATTCTATATCTTTTGCCTCTCTAGTAATATTTGTAAAATACAACACAACTTGAGACTCTAACTCGCTAACAATCCAATTTTTAACCCTAAGAGGATTTACAATCACGCGCTTATCACCATAAAACTCCATAAAATTAAATCCACCAAAAGTTGCAGCATACTGATCCTGTGCACCGCCAACTATTCCCATTTCTTCTCTTTCTATTTCAAAAGCAAGTTTGGCGACATCATACTCCCCAAGTGGCAAATGTAACCATTCTACAAAAGCAGCAATGATAGCAACAACTAATGTGGAACTTCCCCCCAAACCACTTCCACTAGGAGCATCAGAATAAGTGTGTAAAGAAAAACTAAGAGGTTTCTTAATAAAATCTCTCACTAAACGATTATAAATACATTTATACAAATCAAGCATTCCATCAAGCGCTAAAGACTCTGCACTTTCATACTCCACAAGACAATTTGTATCAGGAGAATCAAAAACAATCTTGCCATCATCTCTTTCTTTAATAGTACAACGAATATACATGGAAATTGTTGCATTTAAAACATACCCGCCATATTTTTCACAATACAAATCAATATCTGTTCCACCACCTGCCAAACCTAATCTCAATGGAGCTTGCGAACGCACTATCTTCATTGTTTTACCTATTCAATGGAATTCTACCCCTAGAGATTTCATCTCTCCAATGGTTTAGCAAATCTTCAAACATTTTTCTAGCTGGAATCTCTGGCTTCCAATTAATAAAACTTTTGATTTTTGTATTATCAAACATTTGATAATCAGCATCAATGGGTCTCATTCTCTCTTCATCCTGCTTGATTTCTATATCTTTTCTTGTTGAAAATCCTAAAAGTATTTCTATCACCTCAGGTAGCTTAAAAGCCTCTTCTCCAGCAATATTAAATGCTTCACCACAAGGCACATTCCCTTTCTCGCTTTCAAGAGATAGCAAATAATATGCCCTAATAGCATCACGACAATCCTGAAAAGTCCTAACACTTGATAAATTTCCAACCTTAATCACAGGCTCTTGGAATCCCGCTTCAATCAACGCGATTTGTTTAGCAACAGTACTTTCAAAAAAGACATCACTGCGTCTTGGTCCACTATGCGTCCCCATTCTTGTAACAAAGGTTCGGATTCCATAAGCCTCACCATAAAATCTTCCTAGATAATCTGTTCCAATTTTGCTGATGCTATATGGACTTGCCCCATGAAATGTTGTCTCTTCATTTAGTTTCACACCAACTTTTGCGCGCCCATAAACCTCACTAGATGAACAAATATGCACCACAGGATCATAACTATCTTTATCTCTAAGATTTCTAATATTTTCTAAAATATTTGCCGTACCTATAATATTTGTTTGCAATGTCTCTATGGGAATATCAAAAGAAGTTTTTGGATAAGATTGTGCTGCAAGATGAAAGACAACATCTGGCTTCTTGCTCTCAAAAAGTTTTTGGATACTAGAATAATCATTTAAATCTGCATAAAATACACTAATTCTATCTTTTTTATTTATCCTATCACTTAAATGATAAATATTATCCATAGGCTCTTGCCAACGCATCATTCCAATAACTTCATAATTTGTATGCTCAAGCAAATAGTCTGCCATCTGCGACCCAACTTGCCCTGTAAAACCTGTAATTAATGCTGTTTTCATTGTAGTCCTTTATTGTTTAGTATTATATCATAACAACATTAAATCATTAGCTACTTAATTATATATTTACATTTATTCCCAACAAAACTTAATAGGAATTTCAGGATTAGAAGGATGCACTGGAAAATCAAATCCTTCCACAATACCTTCTTTTCTGTATCCATATTGCATCAAATTTTTAGAAATATCTTTTCTCAAATAGGAAACCTCCAAGGTAACACTAAAAAATAAATTCCTACAATAAAAGATCTTTCCGTGATTGTTAAAATGAAAATGTATTGGTTGATAATATTGATTTATTCTCTCCAAAATCTCAAATCTTCTCTTTGCTTCAAGCGTTTCTTCTGGATTACATCCGTGAAATTCAAAAATAACTTGTTCAAAATATCGATTAATTAATTCCATATCTATTCTTTCAAAAATATCCCATTCGGCATTTTCAATATCAATTTGCAAAATATTTGGCAGAGCGGAATTTAACTCATTGCTCTCAATGATTGCTTCTAAAGTCGTCATATTATCACTATTTTGCAATCCTACAAACTTCTTATAAAAACAAATATTTGGATGATCGTATGGTCCTTTATCTATGCTAGAATCGTATTCTAAAACCTTATACCCCCTTTGCGCCATTTCTAAATCCCAAGGAGAATAATCAGAAACGCCAAGAGAAATCGCTTTAGGAGATAATGCCCCCCCCCCCCGATACCAATAAATCATTATACATAACATACCCGCCATCACCGTTACCGCCAATCCTAACAAGCTTATCATTTGGAATATTTAATGGCTTTAATATTTCTAAATATTTACAAATATTATTAAAGCATTCAGGGTTGTTATTAATTCTAATATAATTCCTGTCCCTATTTTGCAATAACAGCAAAAGAATCTCTTTATCTTTTTTGTTAATATCTAAATTTGCAATTATATTTGACATTAACAAGCAATAACTAATCTGTGTGTTCAAATCCATCTTGTCTCCCTATAAATATTTTTCTTTAATTTTTTTAGCCAAATCTATAGATCTCTTGATGCATATATCCATATTATAATATTCCCACTCACCAAAACGCCCGTGAGAAATAATGCCCAAGGAATCCAAATATTTTATTGCCTTTTCTTTAGAGTCTTTGTAATTCAAATCAAACAAAACATAAGCATGATCGGTAATATTATGTCCGACAATTCTTTTTAAGAATGGAAGTTTTTTACCTTCTTTTTCAAAATAATCTACACTGCGCACACCAATAGACTCAGTAACACAATAATTCTTCTTAGGAGTCACCACAAATCCAGTATTTGACAACCGATGAATACCAATCTCCGGAATTGGGATATATGCCCAAGTTACATCCAAACTACCGTCTGTCTCCCAAAGCGCATTTGAAACTTTATTATACTTTAATTTCTTAAAATATTCTTTTGCATCATTTGCAACATCGCCCAAAAGCCCAACAAACAAATCCAATGGAGTAGTATTAATAATCACATCATACTCTCTCTCTCCATTTATAACCCACTTTTTTGCATTTTTCTCTATGCTTTTTATAGGATAATTTAAAATGATATTTACTCCATTCCCAATTGCTTCTATAAAGGTATTTTGATTGTTAGTCTTTGGGTAGTAAAAATGCTGGTGTGCCATGCCATCATTCACATTTCCAAATAGCGACTCAAAAAATCTTACTTTATCTGGCACAGGAAGCTTCATCTGTTTATCATCTATAGTCCAAACGCTATCCATATTTTTGGGCTCAATACCCCAAATTTTAGTATTATAAGGTATAAAATACTCTCTTGCTAAAGTTGGTCCAAAATGATTTATGAACCATTCTTCTAGATTTTTTCCTTTTTCATAAGATGCATTAAGCATTTCATAAGTAATATCAAATGCTAACTTTGAATCAATATCATTAATCTGTTTTACAGAAAATTCTATCGGATACGAAATCCATTTACCCCTAAAATAAATCCTTGTTTCTCTTTTTATGCCATTCCACTCTGTTTTGGACAAAACCTTATTAAAAACAAACTCTTTTACATCTTCATATTTAGAATCAAAGCAATGTCCTCCATTTACATGGTATGTCATCCCATCAACATCTTTGGTTCTAGCTATACCTCCAACAACAGGCTCTTTTTCTAAAACTTCTACTTCAAAATCATCTTTTAAAAGCCTTGCAATAGATAATCCAGAAATTCCAGCTCCTAAAACTCCAATTTTCATCTTATACTCCTAAATTTAATTAATAAATACAAATCATTTATTTAATGATTCATATACCATTGACACATTGCTTCTAATCCTTTTTCTAATGAAATTCCACTTTCAAAGCCAAGTTTATTAAATTTTTTTCTACTCATACTTTTATATAATGTTCCATCATTGGAATCCACCTCCTTTTCAAAAATTAACTCTCCCTTATATCCTATAAACTTTGCCATTAATAAAGAAAGCTCTTTAATGCTAACGGGGGATTCGTTAGCGAAATTCACAAAAGAGCTTAATAAATTTCCGCCTTCATCATATTCACACAATGCCTTAAAATCCACATTATTTGCTAAGTAAATACAAAAATTCGCAAGATCTCTTGCATTTGCAAACTCCCTAGCAGCCTTTCCTGTGCCAATCATCTTTATATAATCTTTAAAGATTCCATATTTTTCACAAAATTGAATTGCGTCTTGCTGGTTAAGGTTTAAATCCATACATAAAGCTTCAAAATTGTTTTCATTTAAATGTTTTGCCAAGAAAATTTTTCTAAAAATTCCAGCTTGCACATGGGAATCTTCTATATCAAAATTATCATTTTCTCCATAAATGCTAGTTGGAGCAACACATAAAAAATTAGTTCCTTTCTCTAAGTTTAAATATTCACACAATTTAATTCCAGCCACCTTGCTAATCGCATAGCTTTCATTGTTTGGCTGAAAAGATCCGCTTAACATATATTTTTCCTCCAATGGCAAAGGAGCATCTTTAGGATAAACACACGCAGAAGCAAGATAAATTAGCTTCTTAACATTAAATTCTGCCGCACAATAAATCACATTATTTTGCATCATCAAATTGTTATATAAAAATTCAGCAGGATATTTTCTCTGCTTAATAAAGCCACCTACAAATGCTGCACAAAAAAACACATATTCTGGCTTTTCTTTTGCAAAAAACTCTTGCACTACTTTTTGATTGATTAAATCAAGCTCTTTATGTGTTTTATAGATAAGATTTGTATAGCCTTGCTTTTGAAGCTCTTGCAAGATTGCACTCCCTACAAGCCCTCTATGCCCTGCTACATAAATTTTAGAATCTTTTTGCATTTAAAACCCTTTTGTATGATCTTGTGTCATAGCTTCAATATCTCTATTTGATAAAATAGGATTTTCAACTCCCCAATCAATGCCTATGCGTGGATCATTCCAAGCAAAAGTGAATTGATCCTTTGCATCCATATACTCACCGTCATAAGCCAATTTATAACAATACATAGAATCGCATTTTGAGCTGACATATTGCGCATTACCAAAATATGGGGGGATTAAAATTAATTTTTGATTATCAGAATTAATTATAAACTTTTCCCATTTTAAATATGTTGGAGAATCCTTTCTGCAATCCACCACAACTTGATAAATCTCTCCCGTTATACAAGTTACAAGCTTCCAAGACTTATGATCTCCGTGTATCCCTCGCAATACATTAGGTTTAGATAGAGTAAATTTATCAAGCACAAATTCTAAGCCATTAGGCAAAAGATGACCAATGGCATCTTTGGAATAACTTGACCAAATCTCCCCTCTTAAATCTTGAAATTTGTTAGGGGTAATAATATAAATGCCTTTTAGCTTTTTAGATTCCTTAATATCAAATTCTATTGCCATCCCTTCCCCCTTATGCAGCTTTTGTTGTATAAACAGGAGAAATAGCTCTAGAACTTTTAAAGGCAACTAGGTTATGCCCCCCCCCCCCGACTACTAGATTCTAATCCTTGTGTTAAATACCATTGATACATCATTTTGATTCCTTGTTCTAAATTGATTTTATGTTTCCAGCCTAAACTTTCAAGCTTTGAGCCAGAAGTTAGCTTATGCATTGCCCCATCAGGACGCCTATCATTAAAGGTAAGCCTACCTTTAAAGCCCACAATCTTCTGAATTAATTCCGCAAGTTCTTTAATGCTAATATTTGCATTTGGAGCGACATTAATGTGTGTATTTTGCACCTTTGCTTCACTCTTATGCAAATCTTTAAAATCTATATTGCGCATTATAAATAAACAAGCACTTGCTAAATCATCACTATGAATAAACTCTCTCGTTGGTTTACCGCTACCCCAAATCTCTACTGCATCTGCAGAAACTCCAAAGCTAGCAAGATAATCTTTTGCTTTCTTAAAATCTGTCATCTTTAAATCAGCCAAAATCTCATTGCTTCTACCCTCTCTTAAAAGATTCGCCAAATGCATTTTACGCAAAACAGCTGGTAAAACATGGGAATTTTCAAGATTAAAATTATCGTTATTACCATAAAGATTCGTTGGAACAATAGATAGAAAATTAGTATGATTTTGGAGATTGTAACTTTCACACATCACAAGTCCCGCAATTTTAGCAATTGCATAAGGCTTATGAGAATATTCCAAATCACCTTTTAGCATTTGATCTTCATCAGTGGGCATAATTGCATTTTTGGGATAAATAGCAGTCGAAGCGATAAAGACAAGCTTCTTAACTCCACTAAGATAAGCATTATGAATCACATTGCACTCTATCATTAAATTCTGATAGATAAAGTCTGCCCTGAAAGTATTATTTGCTGCAATTCCCCCCGCTTTTGCTGCACAAAAAAACACATATTCTGGCTTTTCTTTTGCAAAAAACTCTTGCACTACTTTTTGATTGATTAAATCAAGCTCTTTATGTGTTTTATAGATAAGATTTGTATAGCCTTGCTTTTGAAGCTCTTGCAAGATTGCACTCCCTACAAGCCCTCTATGCCCTGCTACATAAATTTTAGAATCTTTTTGCATTTAAAACCCTTTTGTATGATCTTGTGTCATAGCTTCAATATCTCTATTTGATAAAATAGGATTTTCAACTCCCCAATCAATGCCTATGCGTGGATCATTCCAAGCAAAAGTGAATTGTTCATCAGCATCAACATACTCCCCCAAATAAGCACATTTATAGTAATAAACTGCGCTTTTGCTCCTCACACAATGCGCATTTCCAAATCCCGCTGGCACTAAAATAATTTGTTGATTTTCTTGATTAATTGTAAATTTCTCCCATTGAAGATATGTTGGAGAATCCTTTCTGCAATCCACCACAACTTGATGAATCTCGCCATAAACACAAGTTGCAAACTTATATGTTTTTAAATCTCCGTGGATTCCACGAATCACATTGTGATGAGAGTAAATAAATTTATCGTGAATAAATCTCAAGCCACTTGGCAAAAGTTTATCAATCTTTTCGCTAGTAAATGCAGTCCAAATCTCTCCTCTTAAATCTTGAAATTTGCTTGGGGTAATAATATAAACGCCTTTTAGCTTTTTAGATTCCTTAATATCAAATTCTATTGCCATACTCTCCCCCTTATGCAGCTTTTGTTGTATAAGCAAGATTTTGTAAGCAAGAGATTTGAGAAGGATTAAGTTTTAAATGTGATGTATTGTTTTTTATAGAAGAAGCTAAATAAATAGTAAAAATAATAGAAGTAGCATTAAAATCTTTAATGCTACTAAAGGCAACTAGATTATGCCCCCCCCCCCGCCGATAACTTTGGCAAATAATTTAATAGAATCAGAAATATCCACTTGATGATTCCCTACAAAAAATCCTTTTTCTTGAAGATACTTTGCATTTTTAAGCTCTTTGTGGATTGTGTAGTCAAAATATTTTATCACCTCATTTTGTGTGAAATCCCCTGTGGCAATAGGGCGATATTCAATATTATTTTTTTCTAGCTTTTGGATAATTTCATTTCTTTGTATTTTAGAATCAGGACGAATAATTAAGGAAAAACCAAACCAAGAACTAGAACCGATTTCTTTTTGTATGATAAAATCAGGGTGATTTGCAAAATAACTACAAAATAGTTTTGCATTTTCTCTGCGATGCTTTAGAAAATCTGGAAGTTTTTTAAGCTGCTCTATTCCTATTGCACCGCTCATTTCAACAGGACGCACATTATAGCCGGGCAATACAAATCTAAAAGACTCACTAAACCAATCATCACTCTTTTTGGCTACCAAATTATCCTTTGGCAAATTTCTAGTCCAGCCGTGCGCCCTTAAACACAATAAAATATGATAGAGCTCCTCATCATCAGTTACAACAAACCCCCCTTCCATCGTTGCCATATGATGAGAATAAAAGGTGGAAAATGTCCCCATAACCCCAAATGTTCCAGCTTGCTTACCTTTGTATTCTGCACCCATAGATTCACAATTATCCTCCAACAAAATAATATCCCTGTTAGAAATCATTGCCTTAATAGCATCAAAGTCATTAGGATTTCCTAGCAAATTCACACACATTATCATTTTTGTAGAATCTGTAATAGCAGTTTTTAAAGCTTCTAAATCATAATTAAGCGTCTCCAAATCAATATCTACAAATTTAAGCTTCAATCCATACTGATAAAGTGGATAATAAGTGGTACTCCAAGAAACAGCTGGCACAATCACCTCATCACCCCTTTTTAATCGTGGAGTCTTTGTATAAAATAATGCTGCTGTGGCAATTAAGTTTGCTGTTGAACCTGAGCTTGTCATTACAGCATACTTAGATCCTACAAACCTAGCAAAATCTTTTTCAAACCCTGCAACCTTCTTACCCATTGTAAATATATCACTTTTGATAACTTCTTGAATTGCTTGTAACTCTTTTTCATCCCAAGTAGATGAGGCTAAAGTATATCTAGTTTTTACATCATCGGTCTGCGATTTCTTCATTTCTTTAATTTTTTTAGCCAAATCTATAGATCTCTTGATGCATATATCCATATTATAATATTCCCACTCACCAAAACGCCCGTGAGAAATAATGCCCAAGGAATCCAAATATTTTATTGCCTTTTCTTTAGAGTCTTTGTAATTCAAATCAAACAAAACATAAGCATGATCGGTAATATTATGTCCGACAATTCTTTTTAAGAATGGAAGTTTTTTAATCTCCTTTTCAAAATATTCTATAGAATGACTTCCCAAGCTTTCAGCAAGGCAATAGTTCCTATTGGGCGTAAAAAAGGTCCCCATATTTATAGTTCTATGAATACCTATATCGCAATCCGGTATATATGCCCAGGTAAAATCCACACTTCCATCAGTCTCACACAACACATTTGAAATTCTATTAAATTTCAAGTTTCTAAAATATTTTTCTATTTCATATGGAATATCCTTTAATATATCAACTATTGCATCCAATGGAGTAGTATTAATAATCACATCATACTCTCTCTCTCCATTTATAACCCACTTTTTTGCATTTTTCTCTATGCTTTTTATAGGATAATTTAAAATGATATTTACTCCATTCCCAATTGCTTCTATAAAGGTATTCTGATTGTTAGTCTTTGGGTAGTAATATCCACTTGCTTCAACCATACCATCTACACCTTTTCCACTTACCAAAGATTTATAAAAATTTTCCTTAGTGGGTATAGGAAGCTTCATTTGTTTATCATCTATAGTCCAAACGCTATCCATATTTTTGGGTTCAATACCCCAAATTTTAGTATTATAAGGTATAAAATACTCTCTTGCTAAAGTTGGTCCAAAATGATTTATGAACCATTCTTCTAGATTTTTTCCTTTTTCATAAGATGCATTAAGCATTTCTTTAGTAATTAAAAAGGCTAGTTCTGTATCAAACTTATCGATCTCTAAAACAGAGTTTTCTATAGGATTGCCAATCCAATGTCCTTTAAATAATATTTTTGCATTTTTGACATAAGAATTCCATTTATTCTTCTCTAAAACACTAGAAAAAACAAACTCTTTTACATCTTCATACCTTGATGCAAAGCAATGTCCTCCATTTACATGATATGCTACCCCATCAACATCTTTGGTTCTAGCTATGCCTCCAACAACAGGCTCTTTTTCTAAAACTTCTACTTCAAAATCATCTTTTAAAAGCCTTGCAATAGATAATCCAGAAATCCCAGCTCCTAAAACTCCAATTTTCATTTCTATATCCTTTAAAATTTATACATTATTATATCATAACTAATGTTCGTCACCTATTTCTAATCGTTCCTAGCTCAAACAAAAACTTGATATATCCTCCCCTCCACCAAGTCCTATTTGCTTCAATCAAAGCCTCTCCAAGCCTATAAGAAAGATGATTTTTATATTTCAATGCTTCTTTATAATCCGCATAAGATTCTAAAGGAGGCAATTTCAAAGAAGGATTTTTTTTAATTTTTTCTTGATAAGCTTTTTTTTCTTGTTTGTATTTATAAACAATACATAATAATTCATAGGGCATTCTCATATAACCAGATAGAGATTTAGAGTTTAGTATCATTTCTTGTCCTAATCTGTAGGAAAGCTGATTTTGGATTCTAACTTTAGCAGAAGGTGTGCTATTTTTATGAGAAGATTTGGCTTTAGAGAATTGTTCTAGTTTAGTCAGAGAAAGCTGTTTTGGATCTTTTGCCTGTTTCATTGGTTTTGACAATAAAGCCTTGATATCTTTTTGATAAGATAAAAATTGTTGATTGTCAGGCTCTGCTTTTAAAGAATCATCAATAAATTTCAAAGCATCATCTAAATGCTTTCTACAAACAGAGATTTTTGCTGCCATATAGCTGATATAGGGATATTTCGCACTAGCAAACTTTAAATACCTATCCCTCAAAGGATCATAAATAGGAAAAGCCCATTTATTCATCACATTATGTAATCCCCAAATCGCTTCAAAAAAATGCTCTCTATTTAGACACTCTGTTTTCAAATAAACATCTGCTGTTTTTAAATCCCTTTTTGCAAATAGCAAATCTACCATAGCAACTCTATAAAAATCATTTTCAGAATCTTCCTGCATCGCCTTAGATAACCATTGATATGCAACATCAAGCGGCTTATTAAGCTTTTTTGCAAAAGCATAAAGTCTATAATAACAATACGCTCTATGTAAATTTCCAATCTCTAAGCAATGAATATTCTTTTGAATAATATTATAAAGTTCTTCATCGCTATAAATATCATAAAACGAACAAACAAGTTCTCTCCCAGCAATCATACTTGCCGTATTTGAAAATACAGAAGAACCCGTAGAATAAATTTTTTTTGCCTTGCTTAAAAAATTCATATCAAAAAATGCTCTTTCTTGATTTGTATAATTGTAACGCCCTTCAATAAGAGAATCCACTGAATAAATTTGAATATCTTTATTAGGTTTAATCTGATTTAAATAATCTTCTAAAATCCGATTAGACTTGAAATCTTGCCCAATAATAACGATATGATTTCTCTCCCACTCCATCTTTGCAATCTCAATTGCAACCTCATAGGGAAAATGCTTAGTATGCATCCATAATTCTGGTGCGATTCTAAATTCTCCAAGAACCACTTCCCCCCCCCTTAAATGCATTATCACAAAATCATTAGCAATAATGTCACTACAAATATATTCCACTTCTTGAATCATTTGCGCACACCTATCTGACCACTGAATACTTTCGTAGCATTTTTTTAAATCTTTTAAAGCCTCTTCTGGCACAAGATCACGCATACATTTATGAGGACCCACTTTGCCTGTAAAGGCACCCCATTTATGTCTTAGAAAGCTACTCTTAGAATCTTTAAAAGATAGATTCACAATATCATTTCCATGGGAGCGATATTTTGAAGAAATCAGATGTTTCTGCAAAAATTCTTTTGAAAAAATCTTCT
The Helicobacter winghamensis ATCC BAA-430 DNA segment above includes these coding regions:
- a CDS encoding discoidin domain-containing protein — encoded protein: MIWKEEDVVDLTESKKAIQSSVSKWSHIDDANRAIDASLEDVNFAFHTGMENNPFWMVDLEGVYAIDCIRITNRKELKHQKINKNLKVECSLDKANWINLDLSLFEWTDLEVLEINVLQSLKARYIKISLNTRGHLVLRRVEVLQRRYHYIAGSRLDGLGMRLATIISAMYVAEKLGGEFKFVFSWLNGTNDDGRCDVKGQEGVSFCNQILMAEKIFSKEFLQKHLISSKYRSHGNDIVNLSFKDSKSSFLRHKWGAFTGKVGPHKCMRDLVPEEALKDLKKCYESIQWSDRCAQMIQEVEYICSDIIANDFVIMHLRGGEVVLGEFRIAPELWMHTKHFPYEVAIEIAKMEWERNHIVIIGQDFKSNRILEDYLNQIKPNKDIQIYSVDSLIEGRYNYTNQERAFFDMNFLSKAKKIYSTGSSVFSNTASMIAGRELVCSFYDIYSDEELYNIIQKNIHCLEIGNLHRAYCYYRLYAFAKKLNKPLDVAYQWLSKAMQEDSENDFYRVAMVDLLFAKRDLKTADVYLKTECLNREHFFEAIWGLHNVMNKWAFPIYDPLRDRYLKFASAKYPYISYMAAKISVCRKHLDDALKFIDDSLKAEPDNQQFLSYQKDIKALLSKPMKQAKDPKQLSLTKLEQFSKAKSSHKNSTPSAKVRIQNQLSYRLGQEMILNSKSLSGYMRMPYELLCIVYKYKQEKKAYQEKIKKNPSLKLPPLESYADYKEALKYKNHLSYRLGEALIEANRTWWRGGYIKFLFELGTIRNR